Below is a genomic region from Echinicola rosea.
GAAGGTGCCGACCATTTCCTGGGCCAGTTCATACGGCACGAACCTCGCGGGAATAGAAATCACGTTGGCATCATTGTGTTGGCGGCTGAGGGCGGCCAAGTCCTTATTCCAGCAGATGGCTGCACGGATGCCTTGGTGCTTGTTGGCAGTGATGGCCACTCCATTACCACTGCCGCAAACCACAATGCCCTGCTTAAACTCACCGGCTTCGATGGCCTCACACAATGGATGCACATAATCCGGGTAATCCACGGAAGCATCCGAAAAAGGTCCAAAGTCCTTCACTTCATAACCTTCCGCTTCCAAAAAGGCCACTAATTGCTGCTTGTAATCAAATCCGGCATGGTCACCGCCGATCGCTATTTTCTTTGACATGATATGATTTGGTTAATAGTCTTCTGCTGCTCGTTCTTCCCGTCGTCTTCGCTCCAGCCGCTTGGCGATCATAATTCCTGCCTCATACAGTACCAATATCGGCATGGCAATCAACAGCTGACTGATGACATCTGGCGGAGTGATAATCGCCGACAGCAACAGGATGACCACAATGGCATGTCTTCTGTATGACTTCAGCATCGCTGCACTAACAAGCCCTGACATGGACAGGAAGTAAATCACCACTGGAAGCTGAAACATCACTGCAGAAGCCAATACCAACATCACCAAGGTAGAGATATACGAAGTGATATCAAATTCATTGGCAATGGAAGGATCCAAGCGGTAATGTGACAGGAAATTAATGGACAGTGGCGACAGGATATAATACCCGAAAGCAGCCCCCATAAAGAACAGCAAGCTCACAAAGAACACTGCTCCCCGAGCAGCATTTCTTTCTTTGGAATAGAGCCCTGGGCTGATAAAACGCCACACTTCCCAAAAAACATACGGGAAAGCTACGATCAGCCCCACCACCAAACTGGAGGTCATGTGCATGGAAAATTGTCCCGTCATCTGCCTACTCTGCAGGATGAAGGGGAGTTCTTGGATACAGAGCGCCGGAATGCTCAATGCATCTGAGACCTTGCAGAGCATCCTGTAGGTGAAAAAATCCACCTTGGATGGCCCCAAAATCACCTGTCCAAAAACAAAACTCTTAGAAAGGAAGGCCAGTACAGAGAAAATCAGCACGGCAGCTATGGATCGGACCAAATGCCAACGCAGTTGCTCCAAATGGTCCAAAAAGGACATGCCGTCTTCTTCCTCTTCTTCCCGGTATTGATCTAATGCCACGTAGTTTCTTCTTTACTTAATACAATGGAAATTGAACCATCCAATCGTTGACTTCCTGCTTGATCTTAGCAAGGGCAGCCTCGTCTTCATGGCTCATCAGTGACCTGTCGATCAAGTCCACGATCTTGGTCATGTCTTGTTCCTTCAGGCCACGGGAGGTAATGGCGGCGGTTCCCACACGCATACCGGAGGTCACAAATGGTGAACGGGTATCGAAAGGTACCATGTTTTTATTGATGGTGATGTCCACTTTGCCCAAGGTCTCCTCGGCGATTTTACCGGAAAGGTCCTTGTTGCGCAGGTCGATCAGCATCAGGTGATTGTCTGTGCCACCAGAAATCAGTTTATAGCCTTTTTCCACGAAAGCCTCGGCCATCACGGAAGCATTTTTCTTTACTTGTAGGATGTACTCC
It encodes:
- the rpiB gene encoding ribose 5-phosphate isomerase B, yielding MSKKIAIGGDHAGFDYKQQLVAFLEAEGYEVKDFGPFSDASVDYPDYVHPLCEAIEAGEFKQGIVVCGSGNGVAITANKHQGIRAAICWNKDLAALSRQHNDANVISIPARFVPYELAQEMVGTFLSTEFEGGRHANRVNKIACR
- the tatC gene encoding twin-arginine translocase subunit TatC; the protein is MALDQYREEEEEDGMSFLDHLEQLRWHLVRSIAAVLIFSVLAFLSKSFVFGQVILGPSKVDFFTYRMLCKVSDALSIPALCIQELPFILQSRQMTGQFSMHMTSSLVVGLIVAFPYVFWEVWRFISPGLYSKERNAARGAVFFVSLLFFMGAAFGYYILSPLSINFLSHYRLDPSIANEFDITSYISTLVMLVLASAVMFQLPVVIYFLSMSGLVSAAMLKSYRRHAIVVILLLSAIITPPDVISQLLIAMPILVLYEAGIMIAKRLERRRREERAAEDY